From Monomorium pharaonis isolate MP-MQ-018 chromosome 9, ASM1337386v2, whole genome shotgun sequence, the proteins below share one genomic window:
- the LOC105833985 gene encoding vacuolar protein sorting-associated protein 37A isoform X1, whose translation MISRIFRGEIENVALKRKRQIDTLKIFNDNVIELRENVDYQVEFQAGERRMAIMVSLSPNFPLEKPVLRVSPPINHPWCNEHSEITSAPGLLNFSVHSDLGRVVQAIIREFSKNPPQLLEDISPGSTKPLTELQGRNSPSYSLQQYPVEIPSTSFNSYYNTQFPHLSSSNANTCIYNYNYTDSGHTYVSTSKSFGSASHHSTYIPNSRSNALQNSTSARLYTSDQHGAPYLNSHYANANYQQPLPNQSQTPQSIIFPELNNLTNEELKRLSEDDDKLDDFLEKHSQIKDINMAIEDAMDWVEKTAEANAAKEPELKQLQADVVDKVKTVAALKARYDHLIQRYNKLSEVFTPDHIKECLRQAADESHEESEKIAEEFLNRKIDVERFLSTYIECRKLGQARRTKEEKLAHQLNELKRAGF comes from the exons ATGATATCGCGAATATTCCGTGGGGAAATCGAGAATGTCGCGCTCAAACGCAAACGGCAAATCGACACTCTGAAAATCTTTAACGACAA TGTAATAGAGCTCAGAGAAAATGTGGACTATCAGGTGGAATTTCAAGCTGGTGAGAGACGAATGGCTATTATGGTTTCCTTGTCGCCGAATTTCCCACTGGAGAAGCCAGTACTTAGAGTTTCCCCACCGATAAATCATCCCTGGTGCAACGAACATAGTGAAATTACCAGTGCGCCAGGATTACTCAAT TTTTCAGTACACAGTGATCTCGGTCGGGTCGTCCAAGCTATTATCAGAGAATTCAGCAAGAATCCACCGCAACTGTTAGAGGATATTTCGCCTGGTTCTACTAAACCTCTCACAG AACTACAGGGAAGGAATTCGCCGTCTTACTCACTTCAGCAGTATCCCGTCGAAATTCCGTCGACATCATTCAATTCATATTACAACACGCAGTTTCCGCATCTGTCGTCCTCTAACGCGAACACatgcatttataattataactacaCAGATTCTGGTCACACATACGTGTCGACCTCGAAGTCATTCGGCAGCGCGTCACATCACTCGACGTATATTCCAAATTCGAGGAGTAATGCGCTTCAAAATTCCACGTCTGCGCGATTATATACCTCGGATCAACATGGCGCGCCTTACCTGAACTCTCATTACGCAAATGCGAACTATCAACAGCCGTTGCCGAATCAGTCGCAAACGCCACAGAGTATAATATTTCccgaattaaataatttgactaACGAGGAATTGAAGAGGCTTAGCGAGGATGACGACAAGCTAGACGATTTTCTGGAGAAACATTCccaaattaaagatataaatatggCGATTGAAGATGCTATGGATTGGGTTGAGAAAACTGCCG AAGCTAATGCAGCCAAAGAACCTGAATTGAAGCAGCTACAGGCTGATGTAGTGGATAAAGTGAAAACGGTGGCGGCATTGAAAGCCAGATACGATCATCTTATACAACGATACAACAAACTGTCTGAAGTTTTCACACCAGATCACATAAAAGAATGTTTGAGGCAGGCGGCGGACGAGAGTCACGAGGAGAGCGAAAAGATCGCCGAGGAATTTCTCAACCGGAAGATTGACGTCGAGCGTTTTCTTAGCACGTACATCGAGTGCCGGAAATTGGGTCAGGCTAGGCGAACTAAGGAAGAGAAACTGGCGCATCAGTTGAACGAATTAAAACGGGCTGGTTTctga
- the LOC105833985 gene encoding vacuolar protein sorting-associated protein 37A isoform X2: MSVIELRENVDYQVEFQAGERRMAIMVSLSPNFPLEKPVLRVSPPINHPWCNEHSEITSAPGLLNFSVHSDLGRVVQAIIREFSKNPPQLLEDISPGSTKPLTELQGRNSPSYSLQQYPVEIPSTSFNSYYNTQFPHLSSSNANTCIYNYNYTDSGHTYVSTSKSFGSASHHSTYIPNSRSNALQNSTSARLYTSDQHGAPYLNSHYANANYQQPLPNQSQTPQSIIFPELNNLTNEELKRLSEDDDKLDDFLEKHSQIKDINMAIEDAMDWVEKTAEANAAKEPELKQLQADVVDKVKTVAALKARYDHLIQRYNKLSEVFTPDHIKECLRQAADESHEESEKIAEEFLNRKIDVERFLSTYIECRKLGQARRTKEEKLAHQLNELKRAGF, encoded by the exons ATGTC TGTAATAGAGCTCAGAGAAAATGTGGACTATCAGGTGGAATTTCAAGCTGGTGAGAGACGAATGGCTATTATGGTTTCCTTGTCGCCGAATTTCCCACTGGAGAAGCCAGTACTTAGAGTTTCCCCACCGATAAATCATCCCTGGTGCAACGAACATAGTGAAATTACCAGTGCGCCAGGATTACTCAAT TTTTCAGTACACAGTGATCTCGGTCGGGTCGTCCAAGCTATTATCAGAGAATTCAGCAAGAATCCACCGCAACTGTTAGAGGATATTTCGCCTGGTTCTACTAAACCTCTCACAG AACTACAGGGAAGGAATTCGCCGTCTTACTCACTTCAGCAGTATCCCGTCGAAATTCCGTCGACATCATTCAATTCATATTACAACACGCAGTTTCCGCATCTGTCGTCCTCTAACGCGAACACatgcatttataattataactacaCAGATTCTGGTCACACATACGTGTCGACCTCGAAGTCATTCGGCAGCGCGTCACATCACTCGACGTATATTCCAAATTCGAGGAGTAATGCGCTTCAAAATTCCACGTCTGCGCGATTATATACCTCGGATCAACATGGCGCGCCTTACCTGAACTCTCATTACGCAAATGCGAACTATCAACAGCCGTTGCCGAATCAGTCGCAAACGCCACAGAGTATAATATTTCccgaattaaataatttgactaACGAGGAATTGAAGAGGCTTAGCGAGGATGACGACAAGCTAGACGATTTTCTGGAGAAACATTCccaaattaaagatataaatatggCGATTGAAGATGCTATGGATTGGGTTGAGAAAACTGCCG AAGCTAATGCAGCCAAAGAACCTGAATTGAAGCAGCTACAGGCTGATGTAGTGGATAAAGTGAAAACGGTGGCGGCATTGAAAGCCAGATACGATCATCTTATACAACGATACAACAAACTGTCTGAAGTTTTCACACCAGATCACATAAAAGAATGTTTGAGGCAGGCGGCGGACGAGAGTCACGAGGAGAGCGAAAAGATCGCCGAGGAATTTCTCAACCGGAAGATTGACGTCGAGCGTTTTCTTAGCACGTACATCGAGTGCCGGAAATTGGGTCAGGCTAGGCGAACTAAGGAAGAGAAACTGGCGCATCAGTTGAACGAATTAAAACGGGCTGGTTTctga